The following is a genomic window from Pyxidicoccus trucidator.
GGCTCCACGGAGGTGCCGAGGTCCAGCACGTGGCTGTCCGTCATGGGTTGGGCCTTCAGGGTGCCATCGACGTACAGCGAATACGGGTACTGGATGCCGCAGGTGTCGGAGACGCCCACGTTGAGCTTCACCGTGGTGGCCGTCTGGCTCACGCTGAAGGTGACGTCGGGCGGCTTCAAGTCCCTGGGCGCCGCCAGCCCCACCACGCGGGTGTTGCCGAAGGCGTCGGTCACCTCCACGGAGAGGTTGTGGGCCACCGGGTCCAGGGGCAGGTACTCCGCCTGGTACGCCGCCGCGGAGTTCGTGAAGGTGGCGAAGACCACCCCGTCCACCTTGAAGTCCGCGCGGACCAGCGGCGAGGCATCCGCCACGGTGGCCGTGACAGTGAAGGGCGGGCCGCTCGTGCCCACGGCCAGCGCCACGTTGGGCGGGGTGTTGTCCACCACCAGCGGGTAGTTGAGGGTGGTGACGTTCTGGAAGCGGTCGTACGCCTTGATGACCATGGGGTACGTGCCGTCGGTCCACGTCGAGGTGTCGAACCCGTACTCATAGGGAGGCACCGCCACATAGGCCATCAGCGTGGTGCCCCGGAGGAAGTCGACCGTGGAGATGCCCGAGGGGTCATTGGCCGCGACGAAGAACACGGGCTGCTTCGGAGGGCCGGAGCGGGTGAGCCACGCCTGGGGCGGCGTCTTGTCGATGGAGACCGTCACCGTGCGGGTGACCTCGTTGTTCCACAGGTCCCAGGCCCTCAGCTGGACGGTGTGGCTGCCGGCCGCGAGGCCCGGGAAGCGGTGGGTGAACTGCCAGCCTGGCATCGTGTGGGTCTGCGTGCCGTCCAGCACCAGCACCGGCGCCCTGGCGGACTGGTTGGGAGTCTCCGCGTCGGAGATGGTGCCGGTGCACTCGAGGTCCGCGACCACCTGCTGGCAGCTCAGGGTGGCCTGGGGAGGGGTGTTCTCGGGAGGGAAGCCCACGTTGATGGCCGCGAACGCGAAGCCCACCTTCCGCATCAGGGGGCCGCCCACGTAGCCGTCCATGGCCATCGCCGCGTTGAGTGCCGCCTGGCGGGTCTGGAGGTAGTCGGCGCCCATGGGCAGCGCCTCCACCGCCCTGGCCCAGATGCGTGCCGCGGTCAGGGGCCCGGTGCCGGTGAAGCCGCCGGGCACCAGCGGGCACTGCCAGCCCGTGGTCGGATCGCCGGAAGGCGGCATGGCCTGGCAGCCCCAGGCCAGCAGCAGGAACATCCGGGCGAAGGGGCCTCCCGCGTCGTGCTCCTCCAGGTCGCCGATGCCGTCGAACCACTCGGAGTACAGCGGGATGAGGAGGTTGCGGGCGCTGAGGACCGCCTGCTCCCCGACGGTGAGGTTGGAGCTCTGCAGGGGCGTCTGGTCGATGTTGAGCAGGGCCCGTCCCGAGCGCACGGTGTCGCGGCTGAGCTCGGTCATGAACCCGCTGATGTCTCCCGCGCCCTCGTTCAGCCCGGCCAGCTCGGAGTTGCCTTGTGGGAAGTTCGAGGGAATGCCGGCCACCTCCCTCATGAAGAACTCGTGGCCGAGCTCGTGGCCGATGATGTCGGTGGTCGCCAGGGTCTTCCAGGTGCTGCCGCTGTTGGGGTAGGAGCTGTAGCCCACGATGATGGACGGGGGGCTGGAGTAGGCGAGGTAGGACGCGTTCCCGCTGGTGTGGTGCACCTTGATCTTCATGCCCTTGCCCGTATTGCCGGGGCCGCTCCGTCCGAGGAGCGTCTCGTAGAAGCTCCACGCCATGTTCACGG
Proteins encoded in this region:
- a CDS encoding Ig-like domain-containing protein; the protein is MSFRRWLLSSVVVVCAGCGEPAQVESVEREKSTAQVQAEHLAKAQGFDLREAALVPAQDEAENRHELHFQGVPIWGLEAKTAHGVTHLTNARFAPAGHPETKPHITQAQAEAAALAELKDPSGRVEATRLVLVPREERRRRPDAPASGRLNAAHFERVVTDLTLIYRVQLSTGEPGDERGWMARVDARSGRVLRRDSLEVNQWRNTYKKGTGYGYYAGTFPFSVLYVSTDSPPHWLEDPRGNEYQYAYPTPGGRTLSYADYGSPDTSFGNGQLFSPGAGAASANGETAAVDAYYAVNMAWSFYETLLGRSGPGNTGKGMKIKVHHTSGNASYLAYSSPPSIIVGYSSYPNSGSTWKTLATTDIIGHELGHEFFMREVAGIPSNFPQGNSELAGLNEGAGDISGFMTELSRDTVRSGRALLNIDQTPLQSSNLTVGEQAVLSARNLLIPLYSEWFDGIGDLEEHDAGGPFARMFLLLAWGCQAMPPSGDPTTGWQCPLVPGGFTGTGPLTAARIWARAVEALPMGADYLQTRQAALNAAMAMDGYVGGPLMRKVGFAFAAINVGFPPENTPPQATLSCQQVVADLECTGTISDAETPNQSARAPVLVLDGTQTHTMPGWQFTHRFPGLAAGSHTVQLRAWDLWNNEVTRTVTVSIDKTPPQAWLTRSGPPKQPVFFVAANDPSGISTVDFLRGTTLMAYVAVPPYEYGFDTSTWTDGTYPMVIKAYDRFQNVTTLNYPLVVDNTPPNVALAVGTSGPPFTVTATVADASPLVRADFKVDGVVFATFTNSAAAYQAEYLPLDPVAHNLSVEVTDAFGNTRVVGLAAPRDLKPPDVTFSVSQTATTVKLNVGVSDTCGIQYPYSLYVDGTLKAQPMTDSHVLDLGTSVEPGEHQFRALVQDGCGNTADFQATFSRSASPPVINSITRDDTQPKKPKFTVQCTDTDGVHHVEMRENGVVVQSDNTAPYEFVVDTTARTDGSYSVLFHCSDLHGVASTPETRTVTADNTGPSINSFSVYGSGRSYQVLAGSVADPRGIQSVTLAGGLVIPAFTITLTQAPYGYQWFIPGTALIQSDLPFYVTAKDAWGNTSTLSRRCYMNTASTQNAYLICQPL